Part of the Candidatus Hydrogenedentota bacterium genome is shown below.
CTCCGCGGTGAGCCACCCCGTCAAGTCCGGGCTGCCCCTGCGCGCCGTGCCACCCAGCAGCACCGTTTCCAGCTCGTCGTGTGCGTAGAGAACCGACGCAATAGCCAACGAACTCGTGAGGACGGTAAGGCCTGGAATTCCCGCGATGGCTTTTGCCACTTCCAGCGTTGTTGTTCCGCTATCGAGGGCCACCGACGAGCCCGGTTCAATCATTGCCGCCACCGCGCGGGCAATTGCGCGCTTCTCAGGGGCATTGGTGTTGCCACGTTCCTGGAAGGCAAACTCGACGATACCGGGCTTCGATAGGATGGCGCCCCCGTGCGTGCGCGTGATGCTGCCCACTTGTTCGAGTTGCTGAAGGTCGCGACGGATGGAAGCGAGACTCACCGAAAACTTCTCGGCAAGCTCTTGAGCCGTGACCTCGCCTTTACCGTTGAGGTGTCCGACGATTTGGCCGTGACGTACATTCGCTGCGCGACTACTCTTGCCCACGGAGATTTGTTCCTCTCTTTCTTTGGGCTTGACGTGGCTCGATTCGGGTATTATCATAGTGCGCAGAAACGAGCAAAAACAATCATAAAACGCGCAAGTTGTCCTGCTCTACTCAAGAAAGGAAAAACCGGTATGAACCGGAAGAACGTAGCCTGGGCATTGCCCTTGTCGATGCTGCTGGCAGTCTTGACCATGCTTTCCTCGGTGGCCGCCGCGGCACCCGAGTCGGTGCTTCCTCCGCCAAAGAATGGGCATGTGTATGTCGTTGCCCACCGTGGAGCCCATCAGGGGATTCCTGAAAACACCCTTCCCGCGTACCAGAAGGCCATCGATCTTGGCGCTGACTTCGTGGAGATCGACGTACGCACCACCAAAGACGGTAAGTTTGTCAGTGTTCACAACGGCAAGGTGGACGATTACACCCAGGGTGCCGTGAAGGGCAATGTCTCGGATATGACCTTGGAGGAGCTTCGCGCGCTGGACATCGGGAGCCGTGTCGGTCCCGAATGGAAGGACACGAAGATACCCACGTTTGAAGAGATCCTTGACCTATGCAAAGGAAAAATCGGCATCTATCTCGATCTCAAGGCGGCCGAGGTTGCGCCCCTCATCAAAGAGATCAAGGCCCGAGGCATGGAACGCAGTGTGATTTGGTATGCGGGGCCGAGTAAGTTGAAAGAGGTAGTCAAGCTCTGTCCCGAGTGTATCCCCATGCCCGACCCCTATGAGATGAAGAACCTTCCTAAATTGCTCGAGCAGGATAAGCCGCGACTTGTGGCGTCTTCTTGGGACTTCTACTCGAAGGAGTTTGCAGAGAAGTGCCACGCGGCGGGTGCGTTAGTGATCGTTGACGACGATGGCCCCCAGTGCTGGGGGCCTGCCTTGGACTGGGGCACCGACGGAATTCAAACTGACGAGCCCGAACAGTTGATTGCGTACATAAAGCAGCGCGAAAGCGCCAAAAGCACTAAATAGGGTGTCCCCCCCCTGACTCAGGCATGACGGCGGCATCGCCCGTAGTTCGCCGTCATGCCATCATTTTTTTCCAGAGCCATTAGGGAACCTAATCGATTCACTTCTTGAACTGAAGGAAATGGGTTCTGACTTCATCCTGGCTTAGCGCGCGATCATAGAGTCTGACTTCGTCAAGAAGACCCTCAAAATGGGACTGGTGCCCCACCGCGAAGTTGCCAAGAACTAGAGGGAACGCGTTTGGATGAACTGGTCCGGGCCGCTCCATCACGCCTTCCTCCTCACCATCGACGTAGATGCGCAACATCTGGCCGTCAAACGTACCAGCCAAGTGTACCCAGCGACCCGTCGGCAACGGCTCTTTTGCGGTCAAATGATGGCTCCAGTCCGTAAGTGGCACCTCGAAGCACGGCTTTCCGTCCAAAACGCCCAAACGATATCCGGTCGAAGTCCCACCGCCAAACACTCGATTCACGCACCACGTGTTTTGCTGGCCCGCGACGTCGGTTTTCACCCAGCATTCCACAGTCAACGCAGTCTTGGGCGAGAGGCGTGGGTCGTTGGGAACTTCAACACTTCCGCCCTCGCAAACCAAGGCGTTGCCGTCGATTCCCTG
Proteins encoded:
- a CDS encoding DeoR/GlpR family DNA-binding transcription regulator, which gives rise to MGKSSRAANVRHGQIVGHLNGKGEVTAQELAEKFSVSLASIRRDLQQLEQVGSITRTHGGAILSKPGIVEFAFQERGNTNAPEKRAIARAVAAMIEPGSSVALDSGTTTLEVAKAIAGIPGLTVLTSSLAIASVLYAHDELETVLLGGTARRGSPDLTGWLTAENLTRFHVDYAIVGADGVTPDGVFTIALDLASVCEGVMQAGTQRILVVDHSKIGRRSFCRYAAVKQFDRIITDTGVRASERKWLKKLANDVLYVKA
- a CDS encoding glycerophosphodiester phosphodiesterase family protein, whose translation is MNRKNVAWALPLSMLLAVLTMLSSVAAAAPESVLPPPKNGHVYVVAHRGAHQGIPENTLPAYQKAIDLGADFVEIDVRTTKDGKFVSVHNGKVDDYTQGAVKGNVSDMTLEELRALDIGSRVGPEWKDTKIPTFEEILDLCKGKIGIYLDLKAAEVAPLIKEIKARGMERSVIWYAGPSKLKEVVKLCPECIPMPDPYEMKNLPKLLEQDKPRLVASSWDFYSKEFAEKCHAAGALVIVDDDGPQCWGPALDWGTDGIQTDEPEQLIAYIKQRESAKSTK